CGGCGATGACGACATTTGCTCCTTCGGCAGCATACATGGTGGCCACAGCCCGTCCGATGCCTTGGCCACCGCCAGTGACGATGACAATGTTATCCGTGTATTTCATCGAGAGTGCCTCCAAACAATAGGGTATGAAGCAAAATGTAAAAATTAATTGCAAAATGTTTGTAACGATAATAAAGTAAGTAGTATCTTTTTAACAGCGTACTATACCGTATGGAGGAGATTCAACCATGAATTCAGAACTGAAAATTACCGCTGAACAGGTAATGGAAGCCCGTCACAGCGTGCGTAAATACGACCCGAATGAAAAAATTCCACAAGGCGAGCTGAACGAAATCCTGCGTCTTGCAGCAAGTGCGCCATCGTCTTGGAACTTGCAGCATTGGCGTTTTCTCGTCGTGACCGATCCTGCTATCAAAGAAAAACTGCTCCCAATCGCTTACAACCAGCAGCAGGTAGTGGATGCTTACGCTACGATCATCATTCTCGGCGATCTGGAGGCTTACAAGTCTGCTCGCCCTGTTTATGATGAAGCATTGGCAAAAGGTTACGTTACAGAGCAAGTACGGGAGACCATGATCGCGCAAATCGAAGGGGCTTACAATAACAACCCGGAAATCGCGCGCGATGAAGCAATCCGTAATTCGTCCTATGCAGCGATGCAGCTCATGCTGGCGGCAAAAGCAAAAGGATACGACACGTGCCCGATGGGTGGATACAACCGTGATGCGCTCATTAAAGAGCTGAACATCCCATCCCGCTATTTGCCAACACTCATGCTGACTTTGGGGAAAGCAAGCGTGCAAGCTTATTCGACTTCCCGTTTTGGTCTGGATCAGTTGGTCATTCAAAACAGCTTCTAATATCGTGTACTAACAGCAAAAAACTCATCCACGCCTCATTTTCAATGCGGCAAGGGTGAGTTTTTTTGCAATATCTTCTCCAGGAGAGCAACCCGCTCTTCCTGCCTTATTGATTCGCCAACAACGGTAAATCCACCATAATCGATGTTCCTTGACCAAGGGCACTGCTAACCGAAAACCTCCCGGCATGGAGTTGAATGATCTCTTTGCAGATTGCCAATCCCAAACCACTGCCGGAGAGCTTGGAGCGCCCCTTGAAAAACTTTTCTGTGACATGTGGCAGGTCTTCCGGGTTAATGCCTTCACCAGTATCCGTGACGGTGACAAGGAGCCTATCGCCTGACAAAGAAGCTGCGATGACGATCGAGCCATTTTGTGGCGTGAATTTTAACGCGTTGTCCAATAGATTCACAAATACTTGCTTCAGCCGATTCGGGTCTCCCATAACTATGAGTGGAGTAGGGGGAGTCTCCAGTTTCAACTCGATTTGTTTGGCGTTGGCACGTACTGAAAATTGAAGATGCAAATCATGAAGAAGATCCCGGACATCCATACGTTCTCGAGACAATTTCATCTCACCGGATTGAAACTTCGAGAAATCGAGTAATTCCTCGACCAGACCAATCAGACGATCTGTCTCCTTGGAGATGACTTCCAGACCGAGCATTGTCTCTTCAGGTTCTTCCAAACCACCCGAAATGAGTGTTTCGCCCCACCCTTTAATCGACGTAAGTGGGGTACGCAGCTCATGGGAGACCGAGGAGATGAAGTCATTTTTCAGTTTTTCGTTTTTCCCTATCTCCGTTGCCATGTAATTGAAAGTATCTGCGAGGGTTCCTACCTCATCATCGAATCGTTTTGGTGCGCGGACAGCGAAATTTCCTTCCGCCATTTGTTTGGCCGCACTCGTTAAATCTTCAATAGGGTCGACGATTCGTTTTGCCATGAGCAGGCTGAGTGCAAAAGCAAGGACGACTACGCCTGTCCCAACGCCAGCGCCGTACAAGGCAATGCGATTTACTGCTTGATAGAGCGGTTCAGCAGAGATCGTGTACCGAAGAACGCCTACAAATTCTCCGCTGTACGTAAGCGGATTGGACACCGCGATGACACGCTCCCGCGATTGTGGACTTTTCCCGATGTAGAGACCACTTTGTCCCTTGAGCGCATCCATGACGTCAGGGGTATTGATGATCTCGCTGGTCTGAAAGCCGTAGGAGTTGAGAATGACTTTTCCTCCCGGGTCCAAGACCTCAATTTTGGCGTATTCCTGATTCGAAACATTCTCCAAAATGTAACGTGCTTTGTCTTTTAACCGATAGCCAGTGGCGTACTTGTTAATAAAATTGGTGAAGGTCGTGCTGCGGGTCACTAACGCTTCGGTCGCAGTCCCGATGTAATATGTATGAACGGCCCAGTAAAACAGTCCTTCCAAAAGCAGCACGATCAGAAGGAGGATCAGGCCGAAATGAAGAACCAGCCTACTCTTAATGCCTTTCATCTGGGACGTCCTTTCGCCACAGGTAGCCATACCCCCAGACAGTCTCCAGGAAAGCTGGATGAGCCGGATCGTCCTCGATTTTTTGCCGGATTCGGCGGATATTCACATCAACGATTTTTAAGTCCCCGACAAAAAATTGACCCCAAACTGCTGTCAAAATCTCGTCTCGACTGATGGCTTTGTTCGCATTTTCAGCGAGTAATTTGATGATGGCAAATTCTTTTGGCGTGAGGTCAATTTCTTGTTCCACCCGAATCAGCTTCCGTTCATCTAGCAATAGCCTGAAGGGGGCAATGTTAATTTCATTTTTGTCCTCAGCCTCAGGAATGGGTGTCAATCTTCGTTGCAACGCTTTGACACGGGCCAGCAGTTCCGCAGGGCTAAATGGCTTGGAGACGTAATCGTCCGCCCCGAATTCGAGACCCATGACTTTGTCCAACTCCTGGCTTTTCGCCGTCAACATAATGATCCCGAGGCGCGGATATTTTTTTCGTAGCTGCCCGCATACTTCGAAGCCATCAATGCCGGGGAGCATGACGTCGAGAATCGCGATGACGATGTCCGATTGTTGATCTGCGAGATCAAGTGCCTCTTCTCCGGTCCCAGCCTCGATTACCTCATAGCCCTCGCGCTTGAGATTGATGCGCACAAAATCCCGGATGGATTTCTCGTCTTCCAGTAATAGAACCTTCATAGGGCAAATCTCCTTGATAAGGATTTACTATTTCACTTTTATTCCCGGCTCGTCACCGGTTTGTAGAGCTGACGAACCTCCTCTGCGGTAAGCTGCATGGATCGATATTCTGCGAGCGCAGCTTTTCCAAGGGTAGGTGTCGTTTGCGGTAAAATGGCGATCAAGACTTGTTTTCCCTCTTCCTTCAGCAAAATGTAGGGAACTTGCTTTTGCTTCAATCCGCTTTCAAATTTGGTCCATTCGTTTTGTGGAATGCTTTGCAGCGTTAGTAATTCTGCCTTATTTTTCCCATTCGCACCGTAATATTGGAATCGGACAAGAAGTGGATTCGTATCATGGTTGATGGAGATGGTGTACTTTTCGCCCCATTTTGCCGGAATCTTGAGGTCAAAGCCCTGTGTATAATTTTGATAATGATCCTCGATGTGTTTCAAGCCCGTTTTCCCGTCCCATTGGAAGTAGGAGGACACCCAGGGGATTTCTGCCATGGCCAAATCCTCTGTCCCAGCGGGTTGTATCTTTGTGCCGATCTCGATGATGCCATCACCGTTGATATCTTCACTTTCCAAAGAATAAGGCTTGAAGGTCAGGTCCATCTCTCCTTCTATTTTTGCCAAAGGGTTGGACAGTTGTCCATTGTCCCAGAGGAGTAGTTCAGTGGAAGCAGAGTGAGCACCTAATCCAGCATCAATAAATAGTGCGTTTCGGGCTGACGAAGCTTTTCCGATGATAGCCTGATAGTAACCATTCACATATCCGTCAAGGGCTATCTCTGTCTTTTTGGCGATTGTTCCATTCGCCGCCCCGTACAACTCGGCTTTGGATGTGAAGTTATTTTTATCGAGAACAACGAGAGCGAGATCCGCGTGATCATCTCCTGTCAAATCGCCTACTGCCATAATGGTATAGGGCTGCTTCATTAATTCCTGGGTCATATTATTCGCTAGCGAATAGATGGAGAGCTCCTTGTTTAAATCTTCGCCGCCTCCCATTCCGATCAGCATTTCTGGAATTTTGTCCCCTGTGAGATCTTGAAAGGAGACGTAATCCAATTCGCTGCCGACTCCAGTAAAGGAGGAGAGCTTTTCCCAGTTTCCTTGCTTTTGGGTAAGCACAAGCACACCGATTTCATAATCGGTTTTTTCGGTTTTGTAAAAAGCGACGACCTCTGCAACTCCATCTCCATTTAGGTCCTGTAGGGAGACGGCACTGGCTTCTGCGGGATGAAGAGGAACAGATAATTGTGACCCAGCCGGCAAAAATTGCATGACGGCCTGATTGATTGATTTTTGATCGCCGTCTGCTGACGGGGCGCGCATCAATTCATTGGGTGTATCTGTGAGTCCGCAACCGCTAACAAGCGAGGCGCAGAGTGCTGTCGTTACGAGCCAAGCCTTTTT
This genomic stretch from Brevibacillus brevis harbors:
- a CDS encoding VCBS repeat-containing protein → MKKAWLVTTALCASLVSGCGLTDTPNELMRAPSADGDQKSINQAVMQFLPAGSQLSVPLHPAEASAVSLQDLNGDGVAEVVAFYKTEKTDYEIGVLVLTQKQGNWEKLSSFTGVGSELDYVSFQDLTGDKIPEMLIGMGGGEDLNKELSIYSLANNMTQELMKQPYTIMAVGDLTGDDHADLALVVLDKNNFTSKAELYGAANGTIAKKTEIALDGYVNGYYQAIIGKASSARNALFIDAGLGAHSASTELLLWDNGQLSNPLAKIEGEMDLTFKPYSLESEDINGDGIIEIGTKIQPAGTEDLAMAEIPWVSSYFQWDGKTGLKHIEDHYQNYTQGFDLKIPAKWGEKYTISINHDTNPLLVRFQYYGANGKNKAELLTLQSIPQNEWTKFESGLKQKQVPYILLKEEGKQVLIAILPQTTPTLGKAALAEYRSMQLTAEEVRQLYKPVTSRE
- a CDS encoding response regulator transcription factor — its product is MKVLLLEDEKSIRDFVRINLKREGYEVIEAGTGEEALDLADQQSDIVIAILDVMLPGIDGFEVCGQLRKKYPRLGIIMLTAKSQELDKVMGLEFGADDYVSKPFSPAELLARVKALQRRLTPIPEAEDKNEINIAPFRLLLDERKLIRVEQEIDLTPKEFAIIKLLAENANKAISRDEILTAVWGQFFVGDLKIVDVNIRRIRQKIEDDPAHPAFLETVWGYGYLWRKDVPDERH
- a CDS encoding nitroreductase family protein translates to MNSELKITAEQVMEARHSVRKYDPNEKIPQGELNEILRLAASAPSSWNLQHWRFLVVTDPAIKEKLLPIAYNQQQVVDAYATIIILGDLEAYKSARPVYDEALAKGYVTEQVRETMIAQIEGAYNNNPEIARDEAIRNSSYAAMQLMLAAKAKGYDTCPMGGYNRDALIKELNIPSRYLPTLMLTLGKASVQAYSTSRFGLDQLVIQNSF
- a CDS encoding ATP-binding protein; its protein translation is MKGIKSRLVLHFGLILLLIVLLLEGLFYWAVHTYYIGTATEALVTRSTTFTNFINKYATGYRLKDKARYILENVSNQEYAKIEVLDPGGKVILNSYGFQTSEIINTPDVMDALKGQSGLYIGKSPQSRERVIAVSNPLTYSGEFVGVLRYTISAEPLYQAVNRIALYGAGVGTGVVVLAFALSLLMAKRIVDPIEDLTSAAKQMAEGNFAVRAPKRFDDEVGTLADTFNYMATEIGKNEKLKNDFISSVSHELRTPLTSIKGWGETLISGGLEEPEETMLGLEVISKETDRLIGLVEELLDFSKFQSGEMKLSRERMDVRDLLHDLHLQFSVRANAKQIELKLETPPTPLIVMGDPNRLKQVFVNLLDNALKFTPQNGSIVIAASLSGDRLLVTVTDTGEGINPEDLPHVTEKFFKGRSKLSGSGLGLAICKEIIQLHAGRFSVSSALGQGTSIMVDLPLLANQ